In Sorghum bicolor cultivar BTx623 chromosome 8, Sorghum_bicolor_NCBIv3, whole genome shotgun sequence, one genomic interval encodes:
- the LOC110437562 gene encoding bile salt-activated lipase-like has product MASRLDRILEGPPRGDVDAPRMETTKEGPGGSHRPRADTPPVPATGQVTPRPPPAPKMGSSDPQLPTGIESAPPHPPAGDPAPSSLKQAEAPQTQGQEGALVPPRSGVKGDPITISDGSGGDETSRGARPMDEEVSTSLVAGRMRWPAGLRSLEE; this is encoded by the exons atggcgtctcgcctcgaccggatccttgAGGGTCCGCcccgaggcgacgtcgacgccccgcggATGGAAACGACAAAGGAGGGACCAGGtggatctcaccgccctcgtGCCGACACCCCCCCTGTGCCTGCAACTGGTCAGGTCAccccgcgccctccccctgCGCCCAAGATGG gctcctccgaccctcagCTGCCGACCGGCATCGAGAGCGCCCCACCTCATCCCCCAGCGGGTGATCCTGCCCCGTCGTCGCTGAAACAGGCCGAGGCGCCCCAGACCCAAGGGCAAGAGGGAGCCCTCGtgcctccccgatcgggggtcaagggggatcccattaccatcAGTGATGGGTCTGGTGGCGACGAGACGTCGAGGGGTGCCCGTCCTATGGATGAGGAGGTCTCGACTTCTCTTGTCGCGGGACGGATGCGTTGGCCTGCCGGTCTTCGCTCCCTCGAGGAGtag